A genomic region of Thermodesulfobium narugense DSM 14796 contains the following coding sequences:
- a CDS encoding ribonuclease HIII, protein MLDIELERIIEKLKLCGFLIKDTKTIQYGVQLKVLFGEEEAVVRFYGSKKAGLKLDTSLIKSDELRNKVKSCFGNVVRQSLIFQKLDDKFDFYIGSDESGKGDYFGPLVVAGVEMTGDNLRSLESSGIKDSKALNEERIFCLESEIINSKVLYKRITLLPEKYNNMYEFYKSKNANLNDILARLHFETISYFLDEKSSFKVVVDKFSVNSGLEKKFLKYKNVKFFEVVRAESEFLFVAAASILARAEFLRQMKRLSDEVGVKLKRGSVNVKDIAQKIVEQYGLNGLKKVAKLHFKITRELKL, encoded by the coding sequence ATGCTTGATATAGAACTTGAGAGGATAATAGAAAAGCTTAAACTCTGTGGCTTTTTGATTAAAGATACCAAAACAATCCAGTACGGAGTTCAGTTAAAAGTTCTGTTTGGAGAAGAAGAGGCAGTGGTAAGGTTTTATGGGAGCAAGAAAGCTGGCTTAAAACTGGATACGTCTTTAATAAAAAGCGATGAATTAAGAAATAAAGTTAAATCTTGTTTTGGGAATGTGGTCAGACAAAGTTTAATATTTCAAAAATTGGACGATAAGTTTGACTTTTATATCGGATCTGATGAAAGCGGAAAAGGGGATTACTTTGGGCCACTGGTTGTTGCTGGGGTAGAAATGACAGGTGACAATCTGAGATCTTTAGAAAGTAGCGGCATTAAAGATAGTAAAGCATTAAATGAGGAGAGGATTTTTTGTCTTGAATCTGAAATTATTAACTCTAAAGTTTTATATAAAAGAATAACTTTGTTGCCCGAGAAATATAATAACATGTACGAATTTTACAAATCTAAAAATGCAAATTTGAATGATATTCTTGCAAGGCTTCATTTTGAAACAATAAGTTATTTTCTGGATGAAAAGAGTAGTTTTAAAGTGGTGGTGGATAAATTTTCTGTCAATAGCGGGTTAGAAAAGAAATTTTTAAAATATAAGAACGTAAAATTTTTTGAGGTAGTGAGGGCTGAAAGCGAATTTTTGTTTGTGGCTGCCGCCTCAATTTTGGCTCGTGCAGAGTTTTTGAGACAGATGAAAAGACTTTCTGATGAAGTGGGGGTCAAACTAAAAAGGGGGAGCGTAAACGTTAAAGATATTGCGCAAAAAATTGTTGAACAATATGGTTTAAATGGCTTGAAAAAGGTTGCAAAATTACATTTTAAGATTACAAGGGAACTAAAACTTTGA
- a CDS encoding MBL fold metallo-hydrolase, giving the protein MKTVELNVLASSSSGNSTLLRMGGYTFLIDIGVNCSYLKRSLESLHLRVEDIDAVFITHEHADHVRGLEVFARNYCNIPVFIREKCFNEVLKRVESRNCFQILTDEVKFDNVKVSFFSTPHDAIDPIGYEFSCRDFCFSYITDLGEVTSDVKCAIDKSDLLVLESNHDIEMLKNGSYPYYLKKRILSSNGHLSNKDAALALLNSKIKKRNIVLAHLSEKNNSLEILKKTYREILGKTKLPFRIKIARPRDIVGLKVNLPPY; this is encoded by the coding sequence TTGAAAACCGTTGAATTAAACGTACTAGCAAGTTCTAGTAGTGGCAATTCTACTTTATTAAGAATGGGTGGTTATACTTTTTTGATAGATATAGGGGTTAACTGCTCTTATCTTAAAAGGTCCTTAGAAAGTTTACATCTTAGAGTTGAAGATATTGACGCAGTATTTATTACCCACGAGCATGCTGATCACGTAAGAGGGTTGGAAGTTTTTGCCAGAAATTATTGTAATATTCCTGTTTTTATTAGAGAAAAGTGCTTTAATGAAGTTTTAAAAAGAGTTGAAAGCAGGAATTGTTTTCAAATATTGACTGACGAGGTAAAGTTTGACAATGTAAAAGTTTCCTTCTTTTCAACGCCTCACGACGCAATAGACCCAATTGGCTATGAGTTTTCTTGCAGGGATTTTTGCTTTTCTTATATTACCGATCTTGGTGAAGTTACGTCTGACGTAAAGTGTGCAATTGATAAATCTGATCTTTTAGTTCTTGAGTCAAACCATGATATTGAAATGTTGAAAAACGGATCCTATCCTTATTATCTGAAAAAAAGAATTCTTTCTTCAAACGGACACTTGTCCAATAAGGATGCAGCACTTGCACTTTTGAATTCTAAGATAAAAAAGAGAAATATCGTGCTTGCTCACTTGAGCGAAAAGAACAACTCTCTTGAAATTTTGAAAAAGACTTATAGAGAAATTTTGGGAAAGACAAAATTACCCTTTAGAATTAAGATTGCAAGGCCAAGAGATATAGTTGGATTAAAGGTCAACTTGCCGCCCTATTAG